In Zingiber officinale cultivar Zhangliang chromosome 8B, Zo_v1.1, whole genome shotgun sequence, a single genomic region encodes these proteins:
- the LOC122014799 gene encoding probable clathrin assembly protein At4g32285 yields MAPGIRKALGTVKDQTSIGLAKVSSNIAPELDVAIVKATSHDDEPASEKHLREILNLTSYSRGYVSACIATVSRRLGKTRDWVVALKALVLVHRLLTDGDAAFQHEILYATRRGTRLLNMSDFRDEAHSNSWDHSAFVRTYAAYLDQRLEYMMYERKQGGGISRTNEFGTDRQSRSEYGDHDPYAYGSYGRSSYSSSPRNGRDTYEEHGEEKKPSTPLRDMKPERLLSKMQHSQQLLDRVLACRPTGNAKHSRMILVALYPIVRESFQLYADICEILAILLDRFFDMEYPDCIKSFEAYASAAKQIDALCAFYAWCKDTGVARSSEYPEVQRITDKLLETLEVFVRDRGRKPRSPPRVAVTAPAVVVEAEQDLNSIKALPAPSDYKDEEPEPANPIVEPVKQQPPPQQPDLVDLREDGVTADDQSNTLALALFQAPVAANGANGSWEAFPSTDGDSGVSSAWQNPAAETGKADWELTLVETASNLSKQKAMMAGGLDPLLLNGMYDQGTVKQQVNAQVSSGSSSSVALPAPGRGTAPVLALPAPNGTMQTVGQDPFTASLGVPPPSYVQMAEIEKKQHLLVQEQVMWHQYANNGMQGQTSLAKLSNNTMPNSVVMPYGMPPAAYNAAAGGYYYPNY; encoded by the coding sequence ATGGCACCTGGCATTAGAAAGGCTCTGGGGACAGTCAAGGACCAGACCAGCATTGGCCTGGCCAAGGTTTCAAGCAACATAGCGCCGGAACTTGATGTGGCTATAGTGAAGGCCACCAGTCATGATGATGAACCTGCTAGCGAAAAGCACCTGCGTGAGATTCTGAACTTGACATCCTACTCTAGGGGCTATGTCAGTGCCTGTATAGCAACTGTTTCTAGGCGACTTGGTAAGACTCGTGATTGGGTCGTGGCCTTGAAGGCCCTTGTGCTTGTTCATCGTCTTCTCACAGATGGTGATGCTGCATTCCAACATGAGATTCTCTATGCAACCCGAAGAGGGACGCGACTTCTAAACATGTCTGATTTCCGTGATGAGGCACACTCTAATTCCTGGGATCATTCTGCTTTTGTTCGCACATATGCTGCCTATCTGGATCAGCGTTTGGAGTACATGATGTATGAAAGAAAACAAGGAGGGGGCATCAGTCGCACAAATGAATTCGGAACAGACCGCCAAAGTCGATCTGAGTATGGTGATCATGATCCTTATGCATATGGAAGTTATGGAAGATCCTCCTACTCATCTTCTCCGCGCAATGGAAGAGACACATATGAAGAACATGGGGAAGAGAAGAAGCCATCAACACCACTTAGGGACATGAAGCCAGAGAGGCTGTTGAGCAAGATGCAGCACTCGCAACAATTGCTCGATCGAGTCCTTGCCTGCCGTCCCACGGGCAATGCAAAACACAGCAGGATGATTCTTGTTGCTCTCTACCCTATTGTCAGGGAGAGCTTCCAGCTCTATGCTGATATATGTGAGATTCTGGCCATCCTTCTAGACCGCTTCTTTGACATGGAATACCCAGACTGTATCAAATCATTTGAAGCATATGCCAGTGCCGCAAAGCAGATCGATGCTCTCTGTGCCTTCTATGCGTGGTGCAAGGATACAGGAGTGGCCAGGTCGTCGGAGTATCCAGAGGTGCAACGCATAACTGACAAGCTTCTGGAGACACTGGAAGTGTTTGTGAGGGACAGAGGGAGGAAGCCAAGGAGCCCTCCTCGAGTGGCAGTCACTGCACCTGCAGTGGTGGTTGAAGCGGAGCAAGACCTGAACAGCATCAAAGCTCTCCCTGCACCCTCTGACTATAAGGATGAGGAGCCAGAGCCAGCAAATCCGATTGTCGAACCAGTCAAGCAGCAGCCACCACCACAACAACCTGACCTGGTGGATCTCCGGGAGGACGGTGTGACTGCCGATGACCAGTCTAATACACTAGCATTAGCCCTTTTCCAGGCACCGGTGGCAGCCAATGGTGCAAATGGTTCATGGGAAGCATTCCCTTCTACTGATGGGGATTCTGGAGTGAGCTCCGCCTGGCAAAATCCTGCAGCAGAGACCGGAAAAGCCGACTGGGAACTCACCCTCGTGGAGACTGCCAGCAACCTGTCAAAGCAGAAGGCCATGATGGCCGGAGGATTGGATCCATTACTACTGAATGGCATGTACGACCAAGGTACTGTGAAGCAGCAAGTAAATGCCCAGGTGAGCAGTGGGAGCTCAAGCAGTGTGGCCTTGCCAGCACCCGGACGAGGCACTGCACCGGTACTTGCTCTTCCGGCGCCCAACGGCACCATGCAGACTGTCGGGCAGGATCCATTCACAGCGTCCCTTGGTGTCCCTCCACCTTCCTATGTTCAGATGGCCGAGATTGAGAAGAAACAGCATTTGCTGGTGCAGGAGCAGGTCATGTGGCACCAGTACGCCAACAATGGAATGCAGGGCCAGACCAGCTTGGCCAAGCTGAGCAACAACACCATGCCGAACTCAGTGGTGATGCCCTATGGGATGCCACCGGCCGCCTACAATGCTGCCGCCGGCGGATACTACTATCCAAActattga
- the LOC122015269 gene encoding replication protein A 70 kDa DNA-binding subunit A-like, translating to MTAVDLTRGAIAAVSEGRAEEGAKPVVQVWDLRLVNTQQNTTERYRMLLSDGAHIQQAMLATQMNGLVKSGTLQKYSIVQLNEFICNVIQNRTIIIVINLEVLISNSSAIGEPKMYENGAATQIRAPLPGQSLGPDHPVTAAANPQTHGMRSSTPITGHNVSGGASLHPKTDPMANSPSIGANYGSSPVLGRNMSGGKTDTEHPKAEQGIGRFSESHSYGSNQNQRSDPTSAGPFRPPASSYGRPPPQQPPPMYSNKGPIARNEAPARIIPIAALNPYQGRWTIKARVTAKGDLRRYNNPRGEGKVFSFDLLDSDGGEVRCTCFNAVADQFYDQIEVGKVYLISKGSLKPAQKNFNHLNNEYEIFIESQSVIQPCLEEDSTIPKQQFNFRPINEIEGLENNSTIDIIGIVTSINPLVSIMRKNGTETNKQTLQLKDMSGRSVEVTLWGNFCGMEGKQLQSMCDSGVNPILAIKAGRVSDFSGKSINTINSSQLFINPDFMEAHRLREWYNREGKTMTAPSISRDTATMGRTDVRKTVAQIKDEGLGRSEKPDWITVKATVTFIKVDNFCYTACPLLVGDRPCNKKVNNNGDGTWHCDRCDQRFPECDYRYLLQFQIQDHTGMAWVTAFQECGEEILGVTAKELYLLKYEEQDDLKFAEIIRTVIFHQYVFKLKVKEETFSDEQRVKSTVVKAERVNPSSESRYLLGLIERLSTEDPNASTAVPGTFAPTFGIPNSSNDPVELNCNIYSANNNYSAFHNADGYRTGAPTNQSVQYANDYGGTIKQSFSRNEAQLQCNNCGGHGHSFQNCPIGTSRPAQSVSGGYSSAGSNVCFKCHQPGHWASECPSVGAATSSYRGSGTSGRLI from the exons ATGACTGCGGTCGATCTGACGCGGGGGGCGATCGCGGCGGTATCGGAGGGGCGTGCGGAGGAGGGCGCCAAGCCGGTGGTGCAGGTTTGGGATTTGAGGCTGGTGAACACCCAACAGAACACGACGGAGAGGTACCGGATGTTGCTGTCCGATGGGGCTCATATACAGCAGGCCATGCTCGCGACGCAAATGAATGGTCTCGTCAAGTCGGGGACGCTCCAGAAGTACTCCATCGTCCAGCTCAATGAGTTCATCTGCAACGTCATCCAGAACCGCAC AATCATCATTGTCATCAACCTGGAAGTCCTTATCAGTAATAGCAGCGCTATAGGAGAACCCAAAATGTATGAAAATGGCGCTGCTACACAAATCCGTGCTCCACTGCCTGGTCAGTCGCTGGGTCCAGATCATCCAGTTACAGCTGCAGCTAATCCCCAAACTCATGGTATGCGCTCCTCTACTCCCATCACTGGGCACAATGTTTCTGGTGGAGCTTCTTTGCATCCGAAGACTGATCCTATGGCAAATAGCCCATCTATCGGTGCTAATTATGGCAGCAGTCCTGTGTTGGGCAGGAATATGAGTGGTGGGAAAACTGATACTGAACACCCCAAAGCTGAACAGGGTATAGGGCGGTTCTCTGAGTCACATTCATATGGTAGTAACCAGAACCAGAGGTCTGATCCAACATCAGCTGGACCATTTCGTCCCCCTGCCAGTTCTTATGGGCGTCCTCCTCCTCAGCAGCCCCCACCAATGTACTCAAATAAGGGGCCTATAGCCAGAAATGAAGCTCCTGCTCGAATTATCCCAATTGCTGCTTTGAATCCTTACCAGGGTAGATGGACAATTAAGGCAAGAGTGACAGCCAAGGGTGACCTTAGGCGCTATAATAATCctagaggagaaggaaaagtcttCTCGTTTGATCTGCTGGATTCTGACGGTGGAGAAGTACGTTGCACTTGCTTTAATGCCGTAGCTGATCAGTTCTATGATCAGATTGAGGTTGGGAAAGTTTACCTGATTTCTAAAGGTAGTTTGAAGCCTGCACAGAAGAACTTTAATCATCTGAACAATGAATATGAAATCTTTATAGAATCTCAATCAGTTATTCAGCCTTGTTTAGAGGAAGATTCTACCATTCCGAAGCAACAGTTCAACTTTCGTCCCATAAATGAAATTGAAGGCTTGGAAAACAATTCAACGATCGATATCATTGGCATTGTGACTTCAATTAATCCTTTGGTTTCCATTATGAGGAAAAATGGCACAGAAACTAATAAGCAAACTCTTCAGTTGAAGGACATGTCTGGCCGTAGTGTCGAGGTGACTTTGTGGGGAAATTTTTGTGGCATGGAGGGTAAGCAGCTGCAAAGTATGTGTGACTCTGGTGTGAATCCTATATTGGCGATTAAAGCTGGTCGAGTTAGTGATTTTAGTGGAAAGTCTATTAATACTATTAATTCAAGTCAACTGTTCATAAATCCTGATTTTATGGAGGCTCATAGATTGAGAGAATGGTATAATAGAGAAGGTAAGACTATGACTGCTCCTTCAATATCTAGAGACACGGCCACCATGGGTAGAACTGATGTTCGGAAGACAGTTGCACAGATCAAGGACGAGGGATTGGGAAGATCGGAAAAACCTGACTGGATAACAGTTAAGGCAACAGTTACATTCATAAAAGTCGATAATTTCTGCTATACGGCATGTCCATTACTGGTAGGGGACAGGCCATGCAATAAAAAGGTTAACAACAACGGCGATGGCACTTGGCACTGTGATCGCTGCGACCAGAGATTTCCTGAGTGTGACTATAGGTACCTGCTCCAGTTTCAGATCCAGGACCATACAGGTATGGCATGGGTTACAGCTTTCCAAGAATGTGGGGAGGAGATTTTGGGAGTCACTGCCAAGGAACTTTACTTGTTGAAATACGAGGAACAAGATGACTTGAAGTTTGCAGAAATTATTCGAACAGTGATCTTCCATCAATACGTATTCAAGTTGAAAGTAAAAGAGGAGACATTCAGTGATGAACAACGTGTGAAATCAACTGTTGTCAAAGCCGAAAGAGTAAATCCATCCTCTGAGAGCAGGTACCTTTTGGGTCTGATTGAGAGGCTCTCAACTGAAGACCCCAATGCATCCACAGCGGTACCTGGAACTTTTGCTCCAACCTTTGGAATTCCCAACTCTTCAAATGACCCCGTAGAGTTGAATTGTAATATCTATTCTGCTAACAATAACTATAGCGCCTTTCACAATGCTGATGGATATAGAACTGGAGCACCAACAAATCAATCAGTGCAGTATGCAAATGACTATGGTGGAACCATCAAGCAAAGTTTCAGCCGAAACGAAGCTCAACTACAATGCAACAACTGTGGTGGCCATGGCCACAGTTTCCAGAATTGTCCAATCGGCACAAGCCGGCCAGCCCAATCGGTCAGTGGTGGATACTCTAGTGCTGGCTCAAATGTTTGCTTCAAGTGCCATCAACCTGGGCACTGGGCGAGTGAATGTCCCAGTGTAGGAGCTGCTACATCATCATATAGGGGTTCTGGCACATCAGGAAGATTAATATAG
- the LOC122014535 gene encoding telomere repeat-binding protein 2-like, whose product MNLWDMVSQKRLDNGFGGYRLPPIPHFPKSAKRKRSARKRRDDEQLCAFDLLVEVAGKLSSESENSTLPPFCIIGRSKEVAKQDLLGNKEELKTEIPDLLSNTVLAPEIVVKKQVAYASNKLPQASKPEHSEPLCLRLKSKIYDTAAGGSVVSNSGIGIGCSASTDICRSGSIRKSSENRLELEAMDIYSLEDPMDLDVKPPAPASSDSSAEVPVSRDNPCSSSMPKHESGIEHIVHRDDDDNSSGCTHPNTITNKASRPTNCIGDHGERNFSASKYWKAAINLSKYGQISHHDIQRKPFLHDKKTCYTRQRTQRSYFKRRKLFERCPVSASNRGFFRMKVSNTFKKDSNKLEAHDPRGTAIRANGVTSPKAEQSSYKSVKFSIKSFKIPELYIEIPETATVGSLKRAVMEAVTAILQGGLHVGVILQGKKVRDDNKTLCQFGISNGDALDSLGFTLEPTTTQMAQQLTSSDNSRFLCLDDAVQPLARIPPISLPIDRDPSDASPQPALTSCPKSDHDSVHSPTNTLSLDKTTENKLALVALPAMDVEALAVVPLRNPKRLEHAQRRIRRPFSVTEVEALVEAVEKLGTGRWRDVKLRAFDTAKHRTYVDLKDKWKTLVHTANISPQQRRGEPVPQELLDRVLSAQAYWSQQQAKLRIKEEPPLPLPPVLCSSDPNQQFSSSSSSSLLEPVGT is encoded by the exons ATGAATCTTTGGGATATGGTGTCTCAGAAGAGATTAGATAACGGATTCGGTGGTTACCGGCTTCCTCCTATTCCACACTTTCCGAAATCAGCAAAG AGAAAGCGGTCGGCCAGAAAAAGACGTGATGATGAGCAGTTGTGTGCATTTGATTTACTTGTAGAAGTAGCTGGGAAGTTGTCGTCAGAGAGTGAGAATTCTACTCTCCCCCCATTCTGCATTATTGGGAGATCTAAGGAGGTGGCTAAACAAGATCTGTTAGGCAATAAAGAGGAGCTAAAAACTGAAATTCCCGATTTGTTAAGCAACACTGTTTTAGCCCCTGAGATTGTCGTAAAAAAACAGGTGGCTTATGCCTCAAATAAACTCCCACAAGCCTCAAAACCGGAACATTCAGAACCGCTTTGTCTTCGGTTGAAGTCTAAGATATATGATACTGCTGCAGGAGGATCAGTGGTCTCAAACAGTGGAATTGGTATTGGTTGTTCTGCATCTACTGACATTTGCAGATCTGGCTCGATAAGAAAGTCTTCTGAAAATAGGTTAGAACTGGAAGCTATGGATATATACAGCTTGGAGGATCCTATGGATTTGGATGTCAAACCTCCTGCTCCGGCCAGTTCTGATAGTAGTGCTGAAGTTCCGGTGTCCAGGGATAATCCCTGCAGTAGTTCGATGCCCAAGCATGAAAGTGGCATCGAACACATTGTACATAGAGATGATGACGACAACTCTTCTGGGTGCACTCACCCTAATACTATTACTAATAAGGCCTCTAGGCCAACAAACTGTATAGGAGATCATGGAGAACGAAACTTCTCTGCATCTAAGTATTGGAAAGCAGCCATAAATTTGTCGAAGTATGGTCAGATATCTCATCATG ATATACAAAGGAAGCCCTTTTTACATGACAAGAAAACCTGTTACACTCGTCAAAGAACGCAGAGAAGCTACTTCAAGAGAAGGAAGTTGTTTGAACGTTGCCCAGTGTCGGCATCTAATCGAGGATTCTTTAGAATGAAAGTTTCCAATACGTTCAAGAAGGATAGTAACAAGCTAGAAGCTCATGATCCACGTGGAACTGCTATTCGAG CAAATGGTGTGACATCCCCTAAAGCGGAGCAAAGTTCATATAAATCAG TGAAATTCAGCATAAAATCTTTTAAGATTCCAGAACTTTATATCGAGATCCCTGAGACTGCTACAGTAGGTTCCTTGAAG AGGGCAGTAATGGAAGCAGTGACCGCGATACTTCAAGGTGGACTTCATGTCGGTGTTATCCTTCAGGGAAAGAAGGTTAGAGATGATAACAAGACGCTATGCCAGTTTGGTATTTCTAATGGAGATGCATTAGATAGCTTGGGATTCACTCTGGAACCTACGACAACTCAAATGGCACAACAACTAACAAGTTCTGATAATTCCCGATTTCTATGTCTTGATGATGCAGTTCAACCATTAGCAAG GATACCACCTATTTCTCTTCCTATAGATCGAGATCCCTCTGATGCCTCTCCACAACCTGCACTTACCTCCTGCCCCAAAAGTGATCACGACTCCGTTCACTCACCGACTAACACATTATCACTAGATAAAACAACTGAAAACAAACTGGCTTTGGTTGCTCTTCCAGCCATGGATGTTGAAGCACTTGCTGTGGTTCCTCTCCGCAATCCGAAGCGTCTTGAGCATGCTCAGCGACGGATTAGGAGACCCTTCTCAGTTACCGAAGTGGAAGCACTGGTTGAGGCAGTTGAAAAGCTCGGAACCGGAAG GTGGCGAGATGTCAAGCTTCGAGCATTTGACACTGCAAAACATCGAACATATGTCGATCTCAAG GATAAGTGGAAGACCCTGGTGCACACGGCCAATATCTCCCCTCAGCAACGGCGCGGCGAGCCAGTGCCACAAGAGCTATTGGACCGGGTTCTCTCGGCCCAAGCCTACTGGTCTCAGCAGCAGGCCAAGCTCCGAATCAAGGAAGAACCCCCTCTACCACTGCCACCAGTTCTTTGCTCCTCTGACCCGAACCAACAATTCTCCTcgtcgtcttcttcttccttgctcgaACCCGTAGGAACCTGA